Sequence from the Paralichthys olivaceus isolate ysfri-2021 chromosome 1, ASM2471397v2, whole genome shotgun sequence genome:
AGGACCCAGAAGTACAACTCAGAGACGAAGTATTCTAAACCAGTGGTAGGTTTATTCCAGCCAGGGTTCAGTCCACAAAAAGACAAGAGACGAGGCAAAGGTGTCCAAAGACGTGAGGCTCAGGCTAAGTCGCTAAATCCAAGAACTTGGTCAAAAAAACACGAGACAAGACTTTGGAACGGCTGGTGATCTACAGACGAGACGCACTGGACAGTGGGAGACCATAAATACTAACTGAAGCTAACGAGACACAGCTGAAACTAATTAGACAGGGGAAGGTGATGAGTGAGACGGTGATGGGAGCTGCCTTTACAATTATTATTGGGAATCTCTCCATTTTCCATCCACTGTGTGGCAGCAGGCCTGGGTTCGATGTCCGGCTGATGCATCAGACTGTCTTTTAGAAGAAGTTCTCTGTTGTTCATCACGATCCATGAAATGTTCTCAGAGGTTCTCACAAGCTTAAGGACAGGaaactactgcacagactgcaCAGTGTTCGATTCCGAGATGTTcaggcttcatttctggatagtgggacgAGGTGGAGACACgtctttatttagtttatgATGAGTCGTACACACATATGACACGAGTCCCACAGCATGAACTCACTCTGCTCTTATGTCACTGCAACAGAACCAGTTACAGTCATGTTGattatgtcacacacacacacacacacacacacacacacacacacacacacacacacacactgttgtcagTGATGTTTCACTGACCTGACGAGTATAAACTGAAAGAACACATTGTTCTAATAAGATAATCTGAAGGTGATATTTTTGTATGGTTTGTTGTCTcacctggagtgtgtgtgtgtgtgtgtgtgtgtgtgtgtgtgtgtgtgtgtgtgtgtgtgtgtgtgtgtgtgtgtgtgcgctctaATCTAGTCTGATCTAATTACTTGTAATCTAATCTAAGGTGATTTGATCTTTTATCTAATCCAGTCCAGTCAGACCTCGTCTCTCTCTAGAATCAGAAGAACTGGAGATGAGCTCGTTACACTTTCAGAAGTTTAGTCCATCAAACGTCCAAATTATCAAACCAAAGAAACTTTCACTCCAATGATTTTGTAAATTTCCTCTGGTGCAGTTCTGACATACTTTCCTGTTATCATCACTACCCACTGACACTTTTGTGTTAGTTTACCGTCTCATTTGTTTTATCCTCTTTTCTATTGGTTCtacaaacacactttaaatttataatacacattttatttctatttctatatttaatttgttttttagcTTCAATACTGTTGTTCATTCTctagtatatattttttaataaagtcttttcattttatcttaatatactgtgtgtctgcatatgtATTTCCTTTTTATGCTTCTCCATACTTCCACTACACTATATTTACTGACATATTTAAatgagttgtgttttgtgtttatttatttcacaggaACAATGCACATTAGTAACCACGTGTACTTGAGTCCAACACGTACAGTAAATACGCAGGATTCAGCCGCGCAGCCTAGTTTTCATCTGCAGGCCCTGAAAAAGACGTgtgtacaaaaacacagacgtACATACACAATACATATacaaaatctaaaatgaaaataatacaacatcgattaaaagaaaactatttgAAATGAAGTAGAACAAGTCATTCTGACAAAAAGCAGTGATCGTCTAACGATTCCATTTAAATCAATCAGATAATCATTAGTTATTTATCAGGTTTCCTCTGATTAACGTAACACAAAGTGCTTTAGagatatttatatgtatatatatatatatatatatatatatatatatgtatatatatatatatacatgaccTGGGGGATGAGCTGATCCCTCAGTGACCTGAGATGCTTCATGTGGTAACGAGCCCCGTACGTGTGGACGACAGGGTCCTGAAGTGGTTCGTACACGTTGCACCTCAGGTACGAGCTGTTCTCACGGCTATAAgcttatcccccccccccctcatcttCATTAAGGGCTTTGTGTTGAGCAGGTATATAAACTCTGAGTCTGAGCCACCGAGCAGAGAgacagcagaaagaaagagacgcTTCTCTTTGttctgctcttcttctttcgctcagcagcttcactccATCAACACCTGCAGGTAAGACTCACAACCACAGACTCACAACCACAGACTCACAACTACAGACTCACAACCACAGACTCACAACTACAGACTCACAACCACAGGCTCAGAACTACAGACTCACACCTACAGACTCACAACCACAGACTCACAACCACAGACTCACAACTACAGACTCACACCTACAGACTCACAACCACAGGCTCAGAACTACAGACTCACACCTACAGACTCACAACCACAGACTCACAACTACAGACTCACGACTACAGACTCACACCTACAGACTCACAACCACAGGCTCAGAACTACAGACTCACACCTACAGACTCACAACCACAGACTCACAACCACAGACTCACTTTACTGTTCTCACAGACATGAACGCAGCAGTGGCAGCACCTGGAGGCAACAAGGTCGCACCCCCCAAGTTCAAGCAGAAGGAGACGAGACAGTTCAAGAGCAAAGCTCCCAAAGCTGGACAGAAGGGGTGagtgggggggagggagagagagagagaaagagagggggggtgagTGTGGAGGACAGAGATAAAGAACAAGAGACACAACGTATTGTGTGTTAACTTCTCCTCTGATCTGTCCTCAGATTTGATGATGTTCCGGGGATGGAGAGTCTTGGAGGTAAATAGAGATCACAGTGAAAACTGATTATTGATCACAGTGAAAACTGATTATTGATCACAGTGAAAACTGATTCTAAGGTAGAAGATGTTAACTTGTCGTCCTCCTCGGCTGCAGGAGCGGAGGTGGTCTGCCCCTGGGAGGCGTTCGGAGACATGGAGCTGAGCGACCTGGCTCAGTTTGGCCTCGTTTAGACCTGGAGCCAAATGGAAACAGTTTATTCCTGGTGGCTGCGATccagcagcttttctttctccttcctcaCGACCCGTCCCTCGCGGCGTGGAGACGAGTCTGACGTGGGAACCATCTGAGGACGACTGGTGAGCGGAGAGGACTTTTCTCTCTCGCCCTGCGACGAGTGGAGGAACAAGCTCAAGGACGGCAGCTCCCAAGAATGACTCTCCTCCTGTCGACTGCACCTCACCGGCTGCAGGTTTTAGCATCAGTCTGAGCTTTACATGATCTTTACATGTCAGTGATGTTAAGAAGTCTCTGTTGACTCGTCGTCCTGTGTAGCCCAGCACACGTGTAAGAGTGTAGCACGCTGTACCGCTGCTTGGGTTCAGTTACACGGATGATGAGGAATCAACATGTCTTTCACTGTCattgtctatctatctatctatctatctatctatctatctatctatctatctatctatgatATAATAAAATCTATCCTAGTGTATTTTACTCTGGTTTGTCTTTATTCCATCTGTGACCAACGTGATTCATTACACATCAGTTAAATATTCTGTCATTCACTGGTGACACGACTTCATTATGtgtaaataacagaaataagTTGAGGAGATGTGAGTTTGCAAACTTCAGCAGCGTTGCACTGAAGAGAGCTGTGTTGTGGTCTGTCTTCTCTCTGCCTGTGGGTTCAGACAGAAGAGGCCGAGTTTAAAGTCCTGTCTGAATTTATTTTCCAGCTGTGTCTGGACATTTCACCTTCACACTCAGCTCTTCGTGCTTCTCACCCAAAGGTGACGGCCATTGACaaactgtggaggaaaacagaaagaaccTCATTTAATCGTCTGAGGAGACGCAGCGAAAGGTGCTGAGGTTCTTGTGCTAAGTTGTCTGGATCATTATCTTTCTGATTTGCATTCATGAAAACTGGCTGTGATACAAAGGTTCATCAGTGACAGTCCGTCTGCTGCAGCAACACATGTATGAGATCCAGCGGTTCATACAGCCTGAGCTGGTATTTAGAGTTGGTCATGGATAATCCGGCTCAGGGGAACGCAGACGTGTCTGTGGTGTTTACTCCGTGTGATGTTCACTTGTTGTATAAGTTTAAATCTGAGCAGAATTTATGAAGAGAACGTGATGCAGGTTTAAAAACTCCAACAAAAGATTTGTCTTTTCGTCCAAATATggtaaaacaaactaaaaatgtttctCTAATCAGAAAAATCATCTTTGGAACTTGTAATTTCACTTGATGTTGATGTAAATTAACTTTAACACAGAACAGAAGAGTTCTTTTAATTGTAATTGCTAATAATTTAATGAGACCGACGATAATCAGCTCAAATCAAAAGAATTCACATCACGTGAATtcaaagaaaatacagagaacACGTTAAACTCAGGAGTGAGATTCAGTATTAAATTCCATTTCATTTAGCTAAAGTGCATCAACCTCGAGGGATCAAACCCAGAACAATGATGTATAACAATGACTCTggtgggactcgaacccacaaccTTTGAATGGCCTCCTCAGTGTTGATGTTAGAGATCTTGATGCTAGAAGTCCAATGCGCTGTCCATTGCGCCACAGAGCCTCAGGTGAGAGGACATTGTCTCACTGAGActctgaagcttcatgtgtgAACGTCCtcgaggtgaagactgcagctgctccttcttcttctgtggtttaatgtgtctctacctcctgtgattggtccaaaagtccaaactgtccaacaaagtgttttcactctggttcagtttgatccagacccagaactcgtCTTCTGGTCCGAGGAACCGTTCACACCTGAACCTTCAGCTTCAGGACCAAACGAGTCCTGAGACCACGACGAGTCAGATCCAAACTTTAaactttgtttgtctgtgtttgttcatcGGAGGGATTCGACATcaatgagatgtgtgtgtgtgtgtgtgtgtgtttcctgagaTTTGAGGACATTGCATCATGCAGGATCAGTCACAGTCTCATGATCCTCTCTGACTCTTCAGCCTCAGTGGGACAGATAATTACCTGTAATCCTCCATATTCTCCTTGTGTAACCTGCACTGCAGCAAATGAATCAGTTCATAATTCATTCACGAGCACTTGCGTGGTCCGGTTTTATTATCTGAGCGAAGGAGGAACCACGACAGACGgtttatctgaaaacagctggatCTTATAG
This genomic interval carries:
- the LOC138410687 gene encoding retinal cone rhodopsin-sensitive cGMP 3',5'-cyclic phosphodiesterase subunit gamma-like — encoded protein: MNAAVAAPGGNKVAPPKFKQKETRQFKSKAPKAGQKGFDDVPGMESLGGAEVVCPWEAFGDMELSDLAQFGLV